A stretch of the Halomonas sp. BDJS001 genome encodes the following:
- a CDS encoding AraC family transcriptional regulator — MHFVNELFKGLPSSSTSPTRYLERAGISPFLLSAPHGRVTVEQFAELYRGLVNELDDETPGFFSRPLRGGTLKLLCLSMLDAPNLQVALHRYTQFFRILLDDFGYVFTLEGDFACMALIEHAPLLGSRTLIHELMLKLFHGIASWMIARKIPPILMECAYPQPPYSADYLYFYPGTVRFEQAQTAIYIDRDFLDHPIRQTKKHLGAFLKRAPADWFYVSFADRLLTHRVREHLARHLTTSGTVHSVADALHMSPRTLARHLKREGTHFQAVKDEYRRDVAIQALTCSEKPLISIAEALSFEDLACFSRAFKTWTGNSPAAYRKARTAGNVR; from the coding sequence ATGCATTTTGTAAATGAGCTGTTTAAAGGCTTGCCCAGCAGCTCAACATCGCCCACACGCTACCTGGAACGGGCGGGTATTTCGCCCTTTTTACTTTCGGCCCCCCATGGCCGCGTCACGGTTGAGCAGTTTGCCGAACTGTATCGCGGGCTGGTGAACGAACTGGACGATGAAACGCCCGGCTTCTTTTCCCGCCCATTGCGGGGAGGCACCCTGAAGCTGCTGTGTTTAAGCATGCTGGATGCGCCCAATTTACAGGTTGCGCTGCACCGCTATACGCAGTTCTTCCGTATTCTTCTCGACGATTTTGGCTATGTGTTTACGCTTGAAGGAGACTTCGCTTGCATGGCGCTAATAGAGCATGCGCCCTTATTGGGCAGCCGCACTCTGATTCATGAGCTGATGCTCAAGCTGTTCCACGGCATCGCGTCGTGGATGATTGCGCGTAAAATACCGCCCATTTTGATGGAGTGCGCTTACCCCCAGCCGCCATACAGCGCTGATTATCTCTATTTTTACCCCGGCACGGTGCGCTTTGAGCAGGCACAAACCGCGATCTATATAGACCGCGATTTCCTTGATCACCCTATTCGACAGACCAAGAAACACCTGGGCGCTTTTCTAAAGCGCGCCCCGGCAGACTGGTTCTATGTGTCGTTTGCAGATCGCCTGCTCACCCACCGGGTGCGCGAACACCTCGCACGCCACCTGACCACTTCCGGCACAGTGCATAGCGTCGCTGATGCGTTGCATATGTCCCCACGTACACTGGCGCGGCATCTCAAAAGGGAGGGCACTCACTTTCAAGCGGTCAAGGATGAGTACCGCCGCGATGTAGCGATTCAGGCTCTTACCTGCAGTGAGAAGCCGCTGATCAGCATCGCGGAGGCGTTGAGCTTTGAGGATCTAGCCTGCTTTAGTCGTGCCTTTAAAACCTGGACAGGGAATTCGCCCGCCGCGTATCGCAAAGCACGCACGGCGGGGAATGTTCGCTAA
- a CDS encoding fatty acid--CoA ligase, whose product MFSVTPKILPAAASATNPALMIGDLLEAGVRMAGDNQIVYRDQSRHNYERFRERVHQLAHTLTSQGVQAGDVVAVLDWDSHRYLECFFAIPMIGAVLHTVNVRLAPEQILYTMDHAEDVFVIVHEEFVPLLEPLADKLPQVRGYLLCQEAPQTVETSLPLVGEFEALLSQQPTHYNFPTFDENAVATLFYTTGTTGNPKGVFFTHRQLVLHTLNESSAFQAPGFELLNRDKVYMPITPMFHVHAWGVPYTATLMGATQVYPGRYEPEMLVKLLVSEKVDFSHCVPTLLNMVVSAEAIASKQVDLSGWKVLVGGSALTESLASKAWALGIDTRSAYGMSETCPLLTADILPQDIGEADFETQLPWRCKAGLPIPLVKLQVVDADGEPLPSDGKSVGEVRVQAPWLTQAYYKEEKRSAELWRNGWLHTGDVGSLDERGFLTISDRIKDVIKTGGEWLSSLELESYISQCPGIAEVAVIGVADDKWGERPAALAVPVDLNNPPTTETVQAFLEQFVAQGKLNRWAVPSMIRFVDEIPKTSVGKLDKKRIRTEI is encoded by the coding sequence ATGTTTTCGGTTACCCCAAAAATTTTACCCGCCGCGGCCTCTGCGACAAACCCCGCTTTAATGATTGGCGACCTGCTGGAGGCAGGCGTGCGCATGGCGGGCGATAATCAAATTGTCTACCGGGATCAGAGTCGTCACAACTACGAGCGCTTTCGTGAGAGGGTGCACCAACTGGCCCATACGCTGACATCCCAGGGCGTACAAGCCGGTGACGTAGTTGCGGTGCTGGATTGGGATAGCCACCGCTATCTGGAGTGCTTCTTCGCCATTCCAATGATCGGCGCGGTACTCCACACGGTGAACGTGCGCCTGGCTCCGGAGCAAATCCTCTACACCATGGATCACGCCGAAGACGTTTTCGTCATCGTGCATGAAGAGTTTGTGCCGCTGCTTGAGCCGCTGGCCGATAAACTGCCCCAAGTACGTGGCTACCTGCTGTGTCAGGAGGCTCCGCAAACAGTCGAAACCTCGCTGCCACTGGTGGGGGAGTTTGAAGCGCTATTAAGCCAGCAGCCCACCCACTACAATTTTCCCACCTTTGATGAAAACGCCGTTGCTACGCTGTTCTACACCACCGGCACCACGGGTAACCCCAAAGGGGTTTTCTTCACCCACCGCCAGTTGGTGCTGCATACCTTGAATGAGTCTAGCGCTTTCCAGGCGCCCGGTTTTGAGCTGCTCAACCGCGACAAGGTCTATATGCCAATTACCCCCATGTTTCACGTTCACGCCTGGGGAGTGCCGTATACCGCCACGCTGATGGGGGCTACCCAGGTCTACCCTGGCCGCTACGAGCCGGAAATGTTGGTCAAATTGCTGGTTAGCGAGAAGGTCGATTTCTCCCACTGCGTGCCAACGTTGCTCAACATGGTCGTTAGCGCCGAGGCGATTGCCTCAAAACAGGTCGACCTCTCCGGCTGGAAAGTATTGGTCGGCGGCAGTGCGTTAACCGAGTCGCTAGCGAGCAAGGCATGGGCGTTGGGGATCGACACTCGCAGTGCATATGGTATGTCGGAAACCTGCCCGCTACTCACTGCCGATATTCTACCGCAGGATATCGGCGAAGCCGATTTTGAGACCCAGCTACCCTGGCGCTGTAAAGCGGGCCTGCCGATACCATTGGTTAAACTGCAAGTGGTCGATGCGGACGGCGAGCCGCTACCCAGTGATGGTAAAAGCGTTGGCGAAGTCCGTGTTCAAGCGCCCTGGCTGACCCAGGCCTACTATAAAGAGGAGAAGCGCAGTGCGGAGCTATGGCGCAACGGCTGGCTGCATACCGGGGATGTGGGCTCGCTTGATGAGCGGGGCTTTCTGACCATTAGCGACCGCATTAAAGATGTGATTAAAACCGGCGGCGAGTGGCTCTCATCGTTGGAGCTGGAGAGTTATATCAGCCAGTGCCCAGGCATTGCCGAAGTGGCGGTGATCGGGGTGGCGGACGATAAATGGGGGGAGCGGCCGGCCGCATTAGCTGTCCCCGTGGATCTGAACAACCCGCCCACCACCGAAACCGTACAGGCGTTTTTAGAGCAGTTTGTGGCTCAAGGAAAGCTCAACCGCTGGGCGGTTCCCAGCATGATTCGCTTCGTCGATGAGATACCCAAAACCAGCGTGGGCAAGCTGGATAAGAAACGTATCCGCACCGAAATTTAG
- the bktB gene encoding beta-ketothiolase BktB: MRLDDVVILGGARTAIGSFGGSLSTKAPFELGAITAKEALRRAGVEGGDIDHSVYGHIITTGPQDAYLARHIALEAGVPKEAGAFNINRLCGSGVQAVVSAAQQIAMGDSRLALAGGAESMSRGAYLLPPQARNGVRMGELNVEDLTLGILSDPFGSGHMGCTAENIAKQYGLSREQLDQFALESHQKATRAIAEGRFDDQIVAVEVSRGKQTVPFLRDEHVREGVEFSDLARLKPAFQKDGVVTAGNASGINDGAATLVLAHGDEAAQRGLVPRAHLRVATTAGVEPGVMGLGPIPAVKRCLQQAGLNINDIDVIESNEAFAAQAMAVAETLGFPLAKLNPNGGAVALGHPVGATGAILILKALHELERINGRYGLITLCIGGGQGIALLIERG; the protein is encoded by the coding sequence ATGCGGTTGGATGATGTAGTGATATTAGGCGGTGCACGAACCGCGATCGGGAGTTTTGGCGGGTCGCTCTCAACCAAGGCGCCGTTTGAACTGGGGGCGATCACCGCCAAAGAGGCGTTGCGCCGGGCAGGCGTTGAGGGCGGCGATATCGATCACTCGGTATACGGCCATATTATTACCACCGGCCCCCAGGATGCCTATCTGGCGCGCCATATTGCCCTCGAAGCTGGCGTGCCGAAAGAGGCCGGGGCGTTCAACATCAATCGGCTGTGTGGTTCAGGCGTACAGGCGGTGGTTTCAGCCGCCCAGCAGATTGCCATGGGGGATAGCCGCTTAGCGCTGGCAGGTGGCGCTGAGTCAATGTCGAGAGGGGCTTACCTGCTGCCGCCACAGGCGCGCAACGGCGTGCGTATGGGGGAGTTGAACGTTGAGGATTTAACCCTGGGCATCTTGAGTGACCCCTTTGGCAGCGGGCATATGGGCTGCACCGCCGAGAACATTGCCAAGCAGTATGGCTTAAGTCGAGAACAACTGGATCAGTTTGCCCTTGAGAGCCATCAAAAAGCGACGCGTGCCATCGCGGAAGGCCGCTTTGATGATCAAATCGTCGCGGTGGAGGTCAGCCGCGGTAAGCAAACAGTACCCTTCTTGCGCGATGAGCATGTACGCGAAGGTGTTGAGTTTAGCGACTTAGCGCGGCTTAAGCCTGCCTTCCAGAAAGATGGCGTGGTTACCGCAGGCAATGCCTCGGGAATTAACGACGGTGCGGCCACGTTGGTGCTGGCCCACGGCGATGAAGCCGCGCAGCGCGGCTTAGTGCCCAGGGCGCATCTACGCGTTGCCACTACTGCAGGCGTTGAGCCCGGGGTGATGGGGCTGGGGCCGATTCCTGCAGTGAAACGCTGCCTGCAGCAGGCGGGGCTAAACATCAACGATATTGATGTGATTGAGTCCAACGAAGCCTTTGCTGCCCAAGCCATGGCGGTGGCGGAAACGCTTGGTTTCCCGTTAGCGAAGCTCAATCCCAACGGCGGCGCGGTGGCCTTGGGGCATCCGGTGGGGGCCACCGGGGCTATTCTGATTCTCAAAGCGCTACACGAGCTGGAGCGTATCAATGGCCGCTACGGCTTGATCACCCTGTGTATTGGTGGGGGGCAGGGTATCGCCCTGCTAATCGAGCGCGGCTGA